A stretch of DNA from Desmospora activa DSM 45169:
ACCAGCGGGCATTTACCTCTTGGTGGTTATTGGTAACATAAGGGGAAGGAACGAGAATCGCCGGGATCCCCAAAGCGGTCAATTCCGCCAGGAAAGAAGCCCCCGATCGTCCCACCATCAAGGAGGCAGCTGCCAATACTTCCGGCATGTTATAGATAAACGGTTTGACGATCAGATTATCCACCGGCTCTTCGTTTACTTTAGCAGCTACTGTATCATAATGCACTTCCCCGGTGACAAACACAAACTGAAGCTCCTGTGCGGCTCGCACCTGCGAAAGCATCGCTACAACCGCTTCATTGATCGGCTGAGCACCACGGCTCCCACCGGCGATCAGCACAATTGGCTTGTCCGATCCTTCCAAACCGAGAGAAGCTCGTCCTTTTGCAGCATCGGCGTAAACCGCTTCCGTACCACGAGGATTTCCGGTATGGATCAACTGTTTCGCCTTGGGGAGATATTTTTCCGCCCCACTCAGGCTGACCGCTACTCGATCGACATAACGCGTGAGGAAGCGGGTGGTCAACCCCGGCAACACATCCGGTTCCAGAATGAAAGTGGGAACCTCCAATTTGGCTGCTGCATACAACGTCGGCCCCGCTACATAACCGCCGGTACCCACCACCACATCCGGTTGGAATGAGCGGATTGTCTCCTTGCAATCCCGAACGGCTTTTATAAATTTGGTCATCGTATGCAAATTATCGAGACTGATCTTTCGTTTAAACCCTTGGATCTCCACATCAAAAAACCGGATCTCGCCCGCCTTGGGCACGATTTTCGCTTCCAATCCGTTCTTGGTACCGACATAGCCCACTTCAATATCGGGAAAACGGCGACGGACTGCCTCTACGATTGCCAGGGCCGGGTAAATGTGCCCCCCCGTCCCTCCGCCGGAAAGAAGTATCTTTTTCATGGTACCACCCGTTTCCATATATTTTTCGATTTTTATTGTCGGCTGAAGCGGGACAGATTTAACAACAGTCCTACAGCCACCAAGGTTAAGGTTAGAGAAGAACCACCATAACTGAGAAAGGGAAGGGTGATCCCCGTTACCGGAAATGCTCCCGTCACCACTCCGATATTGATCACCGCCTGAATGACAATCATCCCAGTGACACCGGCGGCCACCAAGCTGGAAAACAGATCCGGTGCGGTGATCGCTACCCGCAGCCCCCTCCATGCCAGTATACCGAACAAAATGATAGCCGTCCCGGCTCCGATAAAACCCAACTCTTCCGCCAGGATAGAAAAGATAAAATCGGTATGTGGCTCCGGCAGATATAGATGTTTTTGTCGGCTCATGCCCAAGCCCAACCCCATCAATCCCCCGGGTCCGATCGCATACAGCGATTGAATCAGTTGATAGCCGGCACCTAAAGGATCTTGCCACGGATTTAAAAAAGCAGTAATCCGTTGAATGCGGTATGGAGCCGCCAACACCAGCCCCACAAAACCGAGCACGCCCACCAGTGAAAGACCCAGTAAATGCTTTAAGCGCGCCCCCGCCGCATAGATCATAACGACGGCCGTTCCCATCATCACCGTACCGGTGCCTAAATCCGGTTGCATCATGATCAAGGCAAACACTGTACCGGCAATGGCGAGAGGGGTTAAAAGACCCTTGCTAAAAGAGGAGACACGGTGTGCATTCTGTGTAAGATACCAGGATAAAAATAGAATAATGCCCATCTTGGAAAATTCCGATGGCTGTATACTGAAAGCGCCGATGCCCAACCAGCTCTGAGCACCGTTACGCGTCATTCCGACTCCGGGAATCAACACCGCTACCAACAGTATAAAACAGATCAACAATCCCGGTTTGGCCCAACGTTGAAACAATTGTGGATCCAGTCGGGAAACAACCAACATCAAAAAGACGCCTAACGCGGCAAACAGCATCTGCCGCTTTGCATAGAAAAAGCTGTCCCCAAATTTATGGAGGGAGTAAGCGGCACTCGCACTGTACACCATCACCACGCCTAGAGTGAGCAACAGAAAAATGACCACGATTATGACCAGATCCGGTGCGTTCCGCGTTTGAGGCATATACCCTCACCTCGAGCAAAGGATTGGGGCGAGCCTGGCAAGCCCTGTTTAAAGAGTATGCACGGCTTCTTTGAACATGCGTCCCCGTTCCTCAAAGGAGGGATATTGATCCCAACTGGCACAGGCCGGCGATAAGAGAGCGACATCTCCCGGCACTGCCATCTCCGCCGCCAACCGGACTGCTTCCGTCACATCGGCTGCCTGCCGCAGATGGGCGACTCCCGCCTCTCGCGCCCGCTCCGTCAAGATGGTGGCGGTTTGTCCAAAAGAGACAAGGCCGGTGATCCGCTTCCGAAAAATGGGTATCAACTCCTGAAAGTCGATGCCGCGATCCAAACCGCCGGCGATTAGAACCACAGGAGACTCAAAGGATTCCAATGCCGCCGTCGCCGCCTGGGGATTGGTCGCTTTAGAATCGTTATACCAACGGACCCCGTTTTTCTCTGCTACAAACTCTAAGCGATGTTCTACACCGGTAAAGGTTGTCAGTTCATGGACAATCGCGGTAAGCGGGCAGCCTGCGGCAAAAGCAGTCGCGGCAGCGGCTAATCCATTCTCCAAATGGACACCGGGTAACTTTACCTGTGATATTGGCAGAACTTTGTTTTCATTTCCATCCGTATCGCGATGGATGATCATTCCGTCTCGAATATACCAGCCGACAGGCACCGGCTCAAAGCGGCTAAACCAAAGCACCTGCTGCTGCAAACGCTCCCCGAGGGTACGGCAGACAGCTGAATCCCAATTGAGCACGGCTATATCACGTTCCTGCTGGTTGGTGAACAGCTTTTGCTTGGAAGCGATATAATCCTCCATTCCCCTATGATAATCGAGGTGTGCAGGGGTGATATTGAGCAATACGCCAATGCGGGGGCGGAATACGTTGGTCCCTTTTAGTTGAAAACTGCTCAATTCCGCCACCAGCCACTGATCCGCTTTCATATCGGGGGCGACCTCGGCTAAGGCTTGTCCAATATTGCCTGCCACTCGGGCAGGGATCTCCCCTGCAACCAGCATCCGCCCCACCAGGGACGTGGTCGTCGTCTTTCCGTTGGAGCCGGTGATACCGATGATGGGGGCCGCGGTTACAAGAGAGGCTACCTCCACTTCGGTCACCACTGGAACACCGATTTCCATGGCCTGTACAATCGGTGGTGCATGATAGGGGATGCCGGGGTTTTTCACCAGCATATCCACTTCCGCTCCAATCAGGTCAGCAGGATGGCCGCCACAGATAACGGGAATGCCCAATGCCTCCAATTCCGCCGCTTCCGGACTTTCAGAACGAGGCTTGCGATCGTTTACCG
This window harbors:
- the murG gene encoding undecaprenyldiphospho-muramoylpentapeptide beta-N-acetylglucosaminyltransferase, which gives rise to MKKILLSGGGTGGHIYPALAIVEAVRRRFPDIEVGYVGTKNGLEAKIVPKAGEIRFFDVEIQGFKRKISLDNLHTMTKFIKAVRDCKETIRSFQPDVVVGTGGYVAGPTLYAAAKLEVPTFILEPDVLPGLTTRFLTRYVDRVAVSLSGAEKYLPKAKQLIHTGNPRGTEAVYADAAKGRASLGLEGSDKPIVLIAGGSRGAQPINEAVVAMLSQVRAAQELQFVFVTGEVHYDTVAAKVNEEPVDNLIVKPFIYNMPEVLAAASLMVGRSGASFLAELTALGIPAILVPSPYVTNNHQEVNARWLEEQGAARMILERELTGESLWAAIESIMKDSECHRNMSEASKQQGRPDAAEVIVDELVQLSAQKV
- the spoVE gene encoding stage V sporulation protein E translates to MPQTRNAPDLVIIVVIFLLLTLGVVMVYSASAAYSLHKFGDSFFYAKRQMLFAALGVFLMLVVSRLDPQLFQRWAKPGLLICFILLVAVLIPGVGMTRNGAQSWLGIGAFSIQPSEFSKMGIILFLSWYLTQNAHRVSSFSKGLLTPLAIAGTVFALIMMQPDLGTGTVMMGTAVVMIYAAGARLKHLLGLSLVGVLGFVGLVLAAPYRIQRITAFLNPWQDPLGAGYQLIQSLYAIGPGGLMGLGLGMSRQKHLYLPEPHTDFIFSILAEELGFIGAGTAIILFGILAWRGLRVAITAPDLFSSLVAAGVTGMIVIQAVINIGVVTGAFPVTGITLPFLSYGGSSLTLTLVAVGLLLNLSRFSRQ
- the murD gene encoding UDP-N-acetylmuramoyl-L-alanine--D-glutamate ligase, with product MRDQTSWEDRHVVVLGLARSGVAVAKLLHRLGAQVTVNDRKPRSESPEAAELEALGIPVICGGHPADLIGAEVDMLVKNPGIPYHAPPIVQAMEIGVPVVTEVEVASLVTAAPIIGITGSNGKTTTTSLVGRMLVAGEIPARVAGNIGQALAEVAPDMKADQWLVAELSSFQLKGTNVFRPRIGVLLNITPAHLDYHRGMEDYIASKQKLFTNQQERDIAVLNWDSAVCRTLGERLQQQVLWFSRFEPVPVGWYIRDGMIIHRDTDGNENKVLPISQVKLPGVHLENGLAAAATAFAAGCPLTAIVHELTTFTGVEHRLEFVAEKNGVRWYNDSKATNPQAATAALESFESPVVLIAGGLDRGIDFQELIPIFRKRITGLVSFGQTATILTERAREAGVAHLRQAADVTEAVRLAAEMAVPGDVALLSPACASWDQYPSFEERGRMFKEAVHTL